One Ilumatobacter coccineus YM16-304 genomic window, TACCTCGCTCGCTTCGGCCACGAGGTCGATCAGATCGTGGCCAAGGTGCACAACGACGGTCAGCGCAGCGACGACGACCCCGACCTGCCCACCGCTCCCGACCTCATCGCCGACGGCAAGGTCAGCTTCGTGGTCAACACCCCGCGTGGCCGCATCGGTCGCACCGACGGGGCGACGATCCGCAAGGCGGCGAGCCTCCATCGAGTGAGCTGCGTCACCACGGTCGACGCAGCGCTCGCTGCCGCGCAGGGCCTAGCCGAACGACATGGTGAAGCCCTCGGCGTGCGCAGCCTGCAGGAGTATCACGCTGCGGGCACCGCGACCGGCCAGGAGCGGTGAACGTGACCGCACGAGTCGCCGGGTCATGAGCGTCGACACCACCACGACCGTCGGCTCGATCACGCTGTCGTCGCCGGTGATGGCGGCGTCGGGCACCGCGGGCTACGGCACCGAGCTGGCGCCGTACTTCGACCTCGCGTCGATCGGTGCGATCGTCACCAAGTCACTCGCACCGTTCGAGTGGGCCGGCAACCCGGCTCCCCGGGTGCACCCGACTCGCGACGGGATGATGAACGCCGTCGGGCTCCAGGGTCCGGGTGTCGAGTACTGGCTCGCGAACGTGTTGCCGGCACTGCTCGACACCGGTGCCACCGTCGTGGCGAGCATCTGGGGGCGTTCGCTCGACGACTATCGACAGGCAGCCGAGCAGTTGTCGGCAGCGCCCGACGGTGTGGTCGCGGTCGAGGTGAACCTGTCGTGTCCGAACCTCGAAGGGCGCGGTTCGATCTTCGCCCACGATGCCGACCTCTCCGCCGCGGTGGTCGCTGCGACCGAGGTGTGCGGTCGGCCGCGCTGGGCGAAGCTCAGCGCCAACACCGATCGGATCATCGACGTCGCAGCCAGCGTCGCCGACGCGGGTGCCGAGGCGGTCACGTGCGTCAACACCTTGCTGGGACTGGCCTACGACCCCGTCACGTTGCAACCCACCCTCGGCGCCGGCGGCGGGGGCTACTCCGGTCGGGCCATGCATCCGGTGGCCGTACGCGCCGTGTACGACGTCCACGCAGCGCTGCCGGAGTTGCCGATCATCGGCGTCGGCGGCATCGCGTCGGGCTGGGACGCGGCCGAGATGATGATCGCCGGAGCGACCGCGGTGCAGGTCGGAACGGCCACCTTCGCCGATCCGCGCGCGCCTCGCCGCGTCCACGACGAGTTGGTTGCGTGGGCGTCCGACCGCGGAGTTGCACGCACGGTCGATGTCAGCGCGCTACCGTGAGTTCATGGCAACACCACCACCGTTGACTCCGGAGCAGCGGGCAGCTGCACTCGTCAAAGCGGCTGAAGCGCGGGCCGCTCGCGCCGAGATCAAGGCACGCCTCAAGATGGGGTCGATGTCGCTCAAGGAAGCGCTCGACTCCGACGACGGAAACGTCGGCAAATTGAAGGTCGTGTCGATGCTCGAATCGCTTCCGGGCGTCGGCAAAGTCAAGGCCCGCCGGCTCATGGAAGAGATCGGCATCGCCGACAACCGTCGTGTTCAGGGACTCGGGAATCAGCAGCGCAAAGCTCTGCTCGACGAACTCCATTGAAACGAACGCGGCCTGAGGCGTCGAGACGCCCTGTGATCGTCGTCGTGTCCGGCCCGGGAGGGGTCGGTAAGGGGACCATCGTCGACGCGCTCGTCGAGCGGGACGATCGGCTGTTCCTCAGCCGCTCGTGGACCACACGCGAGCAGCGACCATCCGAATCCGACGACGCGTACGTGTTCGTCACATCCGAAGAGTTCGAGCAACGCATCGAGGCCGGGGGGTTCCTCGAGTGGACCGAGTTCCTCGGCAACTACTACGGCTCGCCGATTCCGGAGCCCGGCGACGACCGTGATCTCGTCCTCGAGATCGAGGTCGACGGCGCTCAACAGGTGAAGCGGATCCACCCCGACGCGCTGCTGATCTTCGTGTTGCCTCCCTCGCGAGAGGAACAGGAGCGACGTCTCCGCGGCCGCGGCGACCTCGACCACAAGGTCCTCGCCCGGCTCAAGAAGGCCGAAGAGGAAGAGCCCATCGGTCGCCAGCTCGCGGATCACGCCGTCGTCAACGACGACCTCGAAGCCACCATCAACCAGATGCTCGAGATCATCGACGCGGCTCGTTCGGCCTGAGCTGCCGTCGTCGACTCGCCGCCCGACGGCAACCCACGGGTTGCCCGTGAATTCCGGTAGGCTCGGACCACTATGGCGCTTGACAACGACACCTTGATCACCCCTTCGATCGAGACGCTCCTCGAGAAGGAGAACCTCAACAAGTTCACGCTGGTGACGCTTGCTGCCCGTCGTGCGCGCAACATCAACTCTTACTTCAACCAGCTCGGTGACGGCCTCGGCCACATGATTCCGCCGCAGGTGTCGTCGACGGCTCGCAAGCCGCTCTCGATCGCCTTCCAGGAACTGGCCGACGACAAGATCGTCTGGACCGAAGCACCCGAAGAGCCCGAGCTGCCCGAGATCGAGGAAGATCCCGAAGCCGAGGCACAGGCTGCCGCCGACGCCGCCGAGTCCGACGCCTGAGTCGGCTGCCGCGAGCAGCGGGGCGAATCGAGTGAGCGACGTGACCGGATCACTCGCCGGCAAGCGCATCGTGCTCGGTGTGACCGGCGGTATCGCCGCGTACAAGGCGATTGAGATCGCCCGACGCCTGGTCGACGCCGGTGCCCACGTGGTGCCGATCATGACCGAGGCGGCGCAGCACTTCGTCGGCACGACCACGCTCAGCGCGCTGGCGTCGGAGCCCGTCAAGACCGAACTCTGGCACGATCCCGAAACCCCGATCCCGCACACCAAGGCGGGGCAGGGTGCCGACTTGATCCTCGTGGCCCCGGCCACCGCCAAACTGCTGGCGGCCTACCGCATCGGCTACAGCCACGATCTGCTGCTCAACACGCTCATCGCCACTCGCGCCCCCGTCGTGGTGTGCCCGGCGATGCACACCGAGATGTGGGAGCACCCGAGCGTCGTCGACAACGTCGCCGTGCTGCGTGAACGCGGCGTGCACATCGTCGAACCCGATTCAGGGCGTCTCGCCGGTGGCGACGTCGGCGCCGGCCGCCTCGCCGAGCCGGAGCGCATCGTCGCCGAAGTCGAGCGAGTGCTCGGCCCGAACGACCTCGACGGCGTCCGCCTCGTGGTGTCGGCCGGTGGCACTCGCGAGCCGATCGACTCCGTCAGAGTCATCGCCAACCGTTCCTCGGGCAAGCAGGGGTACGCCGTGGCCGCCGAAGCGCTCGCTCGCGGCGCATCGGTCACGATCGTGTCGACCGTCTCACTCCCGACGCCGCCCGGGGCGGTGGTCGTGCCCGT contains:
- a CDS encoding dihydroorotate dehydrogenase, with amino-acid sequence MSVDTTTTVGSITLSSPVMAASGTAGYGTELAPYFDLASIGAIVTKSLAPFEWAGNPAPRVHPTRDGMMNAVGLQGPGVEYWLANVLPALLDTGATVVASIWGRSLDDYRQAAEQLSAAPDGVVAVEVNLSCPNLEGRGSIFAHDADLSAAVVAATEVCGRPRWAKLSANTDRIIDVAASVADAGAEAVTCVNTLLGLAYDPVTLQPTLGAGGGGYSGRAMHPVAVRAVYDVHAALPELPIIGVGGIASGWDAAEMMIAGATAVQVGTATFADPRAPRRVHDELVAWASDRGVARTVDVSALP
- the mihF gene encoding integration host factor, actinobacterial type; amino-acid sequence: MATPPPLTPEQRAAALVKAAEARAARAEIKARLKMGSMSLKEALDSDDGNVGKLKVVSMLESLPGVGKVKARRLMEEIGIADNRRVQGLGNQQRKALLDELH
- a CDS encoding guanylate kinase, encoding MSGPGGVGKGTIVDALVERDDRLFLSRSWTTREQRPSESDDAYVFVTSEEFEQRIEAGGFLEWTEFLGNYYGSPIPEPGDDRDLVLEIEVDGAQQVKRIHPDALLIFVLPPSREEQERRLRGRGDLDHKVLARLKKAEEEEPIGRQLADHAVVNDDLEATINQMLEIIDAARSA
- the rpoZ gene encoding DNA-directed RNA polymerase subunit omega — its product is MALDNDTLITPSIETLLEKENLNKFTLVTLAARRARNINSYFNQLGDGLGHMIPPQVSSTARKPLSIAFQELADDKIVWTEAPEEPELPEIEEDPEAEAQAAADAAESDA
- the coaBC gene encoding bifunctional phosphopantothenoylcysteine decarboxylase/phosphopantothenate--cysteine ligase CoaBC; its protein translation is MTGSLAGKRIVLGVTGGIAAYKAIEIARRLVDAGAHVVPIMTEAAQHFVGTTTLSALASEPVKTELWHDPETPIPHTKAGQGADLILVAPATAKLLAAYRIGYSHDLLLNTLIATRAPVVVCPAMHTEMWEHPSVVDNVAVLRERGVHIVEPDSGRLAGGDVGAGRLAEPERIVAEVERVLGPNDLDGVRLVVSAGGTREPIDSVRVIANRSSGKQGYAVAAEALARGASVTIVSTVSLPTPPGAVVVPVETAAEMHAAMNAAADDHDVVVMAAAVADFRPASAATGKIKKRDGVPEIVLEPTPDILAGLGENKRAGQVLVGFAAETDDLIANATSKLEKKRLDLIVANDVGAPEVGFAHDTNAVTLLRPDAKPVEIDLAAKRDVARAVIDTIVDIRRTR